One Oscillospiraceae bacterium DNA segment encodes these proteins:
- the pflA gene encoding pyruvate formate lyase-activating protein, with protein sequence MLNINSFQSLGTVDGPGVRFVVFMQGCNFKCKYCHNPETVYENKNNLFTIEEIFKKVERFKNYIFDKGGVTFSGGEPLLQAKELIPLFKLLKEKGYHIALDTNGSILNDYVKELLTYTDLVLLDLKMPNEKLYMEYMRASNKITLEFLNYLQSINKEVWIRQVIIKGVNNTKENIEFLRKVKELKNVSKIELLPFKKLCLEKYKSMNLTFEMEDFSETDIKTIENLYKAL encoded by the coding sequence ATGCTAAATATAAATTCGTTTCAGTCTTTAGGGACGGTTGACGGGCCGGGTGTCAGATTTGTTGTGTTTATGCAAGGATGTAATTTTAAGTGTAAATATTGCCATAACCCCGAAACCGTTTATGAAAATAAGAATAACTTATTTACCATAGAAGAAATTTTCAAAAAAGTTGAGAGATTTAAAAATTATATATTTGATAAAGGTGGAGTGACTTTTTCAGGAGGAGAGCCACTCCTTCAGGCAAAAGAACTTATCCCTTTATTTAAACTTCTGAAAGAAAAAGGCTACCATATCGCTCTTGATACAAACGGAAGTATTTTAAATGATTATGTTAAAGAACTGCTTACATATACTGATTTGGTACTTTTAGATTTAAAAATGCCAAACGAGAAACTGTATATGGAATATATGAGGGCATCAAATAAAATAACTCTTGAATTTTTAAATTATCTTCAAAGTATAAATAAAGAGGTATGGATAAGGCAGGTTATTATTAAAGGTGTTAATAATACGAAAGAAAATATAGAGTTTTTAAGAAAAGTAAAAGAACTTAAAAATGTGTCAAAAATTGAACTTTTGCCATTTAAAAAACTTTGTCTTGAAAAATATAAAAGTATGAATTTAACCTTCGAAATGGAAGATTTTTCTGAAACTGATATAAAAACTATAGAAAATCTATATAAGGCATTGTAA
- the pflB gene encoding formate C-acetyltransferase: MNYWEQFKGEKWKEEINVSDFLINNYTEYTGNEEFLEGVTDKTKNILNITNDLLKKEHENGGVLDVDVDTVTSLLTFKAGYVDKENEVIFGLQTDKPLKRGVNPFGGIRMARNACEAYGYKLSEKVENEFKYKTTHNDGVFRAYTDEMRKVRSAGILTGLPDAYGRGRIIGDYRRVALYGVDRLIEEKKKDKKNLASLDMCEENIRLSEELYKQIDFLEKLKEMAKLYGFDISQPAKNAKEAVQWLYFAYLGAVKEQNGAAMSLGRNTAFLDIYIKRDMDNGILDEKGAQELIDQFVLKLRIVRHLRTPEYNDLFGGDPMWITESIGGMCEGNKSFVTKTAFRFLHTLYNLGTAPEPNMTILWSEKLPENFKKYVAKVSIDTDSIQYENDDVMIEKYGNDYAIACCVSAMQVGKQMQFFGARCNLVKLLLMALNGGKNEKTGDQIGPVMEPVSSEVLDYDDVMKRFNVYKEWMCRLYVNTMNVIHFMHDKYAYEKLQMALHDTKVGRFMAFGVAGLSVLCDSLSAIKYAKVTPIKNEDGIICDFKIEGDFPKYGNDDDRVDSIATCVLEDFYNELCKTKAYRGAKHTLSVLTITSNVVYGKKTGATPDGRKSGEPFAPGANPMHNRETNGALASLNSVAKISYDYCQDGISNTFTIVPDALGKTKEERIDNLVSILGGYFKNKAHHINVNVMNRDILEDCYNHPEKYPNLTIRVSGYAVNFHKLNKEQQQEVIKRTFHNSI; this comes from the coding sequence ATGAATTATTGGGAACAGTTTAAAGGGGAAAAGTGGAAAGAGGAAATTAATGTTTCAGATTTTCTTATTAATAACTATACTGAATATACCGGTAACGAAGAATTTTTGGAAGGTGTTACCGATAAAACAAAGAATATTTTAAATATTACAAATGATCTTCTGAAAAAAGAGCATGAAAACGGTGGAGTTTTAGATGTTGATGTTGATACTGTTACATCTTTACTTACATTTAAAGCAGGATACGTTGATAAAGAAAACGAAGTTATATTCGGTCTTCAAACTGATAAACCGTTAAAAAGAGGTGTTAACCCTTTCGGCGGAATAAGAATGGCAAGAAATGCCTGTGAAGCGTACGGATATAAGTTGTCCGAAAAAGTTGAAAATGAGTTTAAGTATAAAACCACTCATAATGACGGGGTGTTCCGCGCATATACCGATGAAATGCGAAAAGTAAGAAGTGCAGGAATTTTAACAGGTCTTCCTGATGCTTACGGCAGAGGAAGAATTATAGGCGATTACAGACGTGTAGCTCTTTACGGGGTTGACAGGCTTATCGAAGAAAAGAAAAAGGATAAAAAGAATCTTGCATCACTTGATATGTGCGAGGAAAACATAAGACTTTCAGAAGAACTTTATAAACAAATAGATTTTTTGGAAAAGTTAAAAGAAATGGCAAAGCTATACGGGTTTGACATTTCACAGCCTGCAAAAAATGCAAAAGAAGCAGTTCAATGGTTGTATTTTGCATACTTAGGTGCAGTAAAAGAACAAAACGGAGCTGCTATGAGTTTGGGAAGAAATACTGCATTTTTAGATATCTATATTAAAAGAGATATGGACAACGGGATTTTAGATGAAAAAGGTGCTCAGGAACTTATTGACCAGTTCGTTTTAAAATTAAGAATAGTAAGGCACTTAAGAACTCCTGAATATAATGACTTATTCGGCGGTGACCCGATGTGGATAACCGAAAGCATAGGTGGAATGTGTGAAGGAAATAAATCCTTTGTTACAAAAACTGCATTCAGATTTTTACATACACTTTATAATTTAGGTACAGCACCAGAGCCTAATATGACTATTTTATGGAGTGAAAAACTGCCTGAAAACTTTAAAAAGTATGTAGCAAAAGTTTCTATTGATACTGATTCTATTCAATATGAAAATGATGATGTAATGATAGAAAAATATGGCAACGATTATGCGATTGCGTGTTGTGTTTCGGCTATGCAGGTCGGCAAACAAATGCAGTTTTTCGGTGCAAGATGTAATCTTGTAAAACTTCTTTTAATGGCACTAAACGGTGGTAAAAATGAAAAGACAGGCGACCAGATAGGACCCGTAATGGAACCTGTATCTTCAGAAGTTTTAGATTACGATGATGTAATGAAACGTTTTAATGTGTATAAAGAATGGATGTGCAGACTTTATGTTAACACAATGAATGTTATCCATTTTATGCACGATAAATATGCCTATGAAAAACTTCAGATGGCACTTCACGACACCAAAGTAGGAAGATTTATGGCATTTGGTGTTGCAGGGCTTTCCGTTCTTTGTGACTCTTTAAGTGCTATAAAATATGCAAAAGTTACACCAATAAAAAATGAAGATGGAATAATCTGCGATTTTAAAATAGAAGGCGATTTCCCTAAATACGGAAATGATGATGACAGGGTTGATTCTATAGCAACCTGCGTTTTAGAAGATTTCTATAATGAACTTTGCAAAACTAAGGCATACAGAGGCGCTAAACATACATTGTCCGTTTTAACTATTACATCAAATGTTGTTTATGGTAAGAAAACAGGGGCAACTCCTGACGGAAGAAAATCAGGCGAACCATTTGCTCCGGGCGCTAATCCAATGCATAACAGAGAAACAAACGGTGCTTTAGCATCTTTAAACTCAGTTGCAAAAATATCCTATGATTATTGTCAGGACGGTATATCAAATACCTTTACAATTGTTCCTGATGCACTCGGCAAAACTAAGGAAGAAAGAATTGATAATTTAGTATCTATTCTTGGAGGTTATTTTAAGAATAAGGCACATCATATCAATGTAAATGTTATGAACAGGGATATACTTGAGGACTGCTATAATCATCCTGAAAAATATCCTAACCTTACAATCAGGGTATCAGGATATGCAGTAAATTTCCATAAACTTAACAAGGAGCAACAACAGGAAGTTATTAAAAGAACTTTCCATAACAGTATATAA
- a CDS encoding YolD-like family protein — protein MIERARQFAPFSPLKGFYRKILEKEKIVVPRHEILEDKAQDLSYKLNLVEKGMIIKVIYYYEGEYIKKEGMVSKIDFDLKKLIIVKDEIYFEDIWDIESEEKSLERIF, from the coding sequence GTGATTGAAAGAGCAAGGCAGTTTGCACCATTTTCTCCGCTTAAAGGTTTTTATAGAAAAATACTCGAAAAAGAAAAAATAGTTGTACCCCGCCATGAAATCTTAGAAGATAAGGCTCAGGATTTATCGTATAAATTAAACCTTGTAGAAAAAGGTATGATAATAAAGGTTATTTATTATTATGAAGGCGAATATATAAAAAAAGAGGGTATGGTATCAAAAATAGATTTTGATCTAAAAAAACTTATAATAGTAAAAGACGAGATATACTTTGAGGATATCTGGGATATCGAGAGCGAAGAAAAAAGCCTGGAACGAATTTTTTAG
- a CDS encoding DNA repair protein — protein sequence MEKYYLCIDLKSFFASVECAERGLDPFTTNLVVADEKRGRGAICLAASPGIRARGVKNRGRIFEIPKDIDYIIAKPRMNLYIEYSANIYEIYLKFISKDDIHIYSIDECFFDITNYLELYNKTPKELALMIMDEVYKKTKIRATAGIGTNLFLAKVALDITAKNADDFIGYLDEDLFKEKIWHHKPITDIWNVGSGIAKRLEKFGVYDLYGVSQMEERLLYREFGVNAEYLIDHSKGIEPCTIYDIKHYETKTTSISNGQILFEDYNYSDARLVLKEMVDMLTLDLVDKNLVTNSITLRIGYSDSTNKTTGGTIKINNYTNSQKKLTEYFLDYFDKTTHKNAPIRKVNIGFNNLVIEEYVNLDFFSDFLMNDKERSKQKAIIDIKKKYGKNAILKGMNYKEKATGKKRNTLVGGHNGD from the coding sequence ATGGAAAAGTATTATTTATGTATTGATTTAAAAAGTTTCTTCGCATCGGTTGAATGTGCAGAAAGAGGACTTGACCCCTTTACAACAAATCTTGTGGTAGCAGATGAGAAAAGAGGAAGAGGGGCTATTTGCCTTGCTGCTTCTCCTGGGATAAGAGCAAGGGGCGTTAAAAACAGGGGAAGAATATTTGAAATTCCAAAAGATATTGATTATATTATTGCAAAACCCCGAATGAATCTTTATATAGAATACTCTGCAAATATTTATGAAATATATTTGAAATTCATATCAAAAGACGATATCCATATTTATTCAATAGATGAATGTTTTTTTGATATAACAAATTATCTTGAACTTTATAATAAAACTCCGAAAGAACTTGCTCTTATGATAATGGACGAGGTATATAAAAAAACAAAAATAAGAGCAACTGCAGGTATTGGCACTAATCTTTTTTTGGCAAAAGTTGCCCTTGATATAACCGCAAAAAATGCTGACGATTTTATAGGTTATTTAGACGAAGACTTATTTAAAGAAAAAATATGGCACCACAAACCTATAACTGATATCTGGAATGTGGGAAGCGGTATTGCAAAAAGGCTTGAAAAGTTTGGCGTGTATGATTTGTACGGCGTATCGCAGATGGAGGAAAGGCTTTTATACCGTGAGTTCGGAGTAAATGCAGAATATTTAATTGACCACTCAAAAGGAATAGAGCCTTGTACTATTTATGACATCAAACATTATGAAACCAAAACAACATCAATTTCTAACGGTCAGATTCTTTTTGAAGATTATAATTATTCTGATGCAAGGCTTGTGCTAAAAGAAATGGTGGATATGCTGACTCTTGATTTAGTTGATAAAAATCTTGTGACAAATTCTATAACACTGCGTATAGGATACTCAGATAGCACGAATAAAACAACAGGCGGAACGATAAAAATAAATAATTATACAAATTCGCAAAAAAAACTTACCGAATATTTTTTAGATTATTTTGATAAAACAACTCATAAAAATGCACCCATAAGAAAAGTCAATATAGGCTTTAATAACCTTGTGATTGAAGAATATGTTAATTTAGATTTCTTTTCAGATTTTTTAATGAATGATAAAGAAAGAAGTAAGCAAAAAGCAATAATTGATATAAAAAAGAAATATGGTAAGAATGCAATTTTAAAAGGAATGAATTATAAAGAAAAAGCAACGGGTAAAAAGAGAAATACGCTTGTGGGAGGTCATAACGGTGATTGA